One genomic segment of Arachis duranensis cultivar V14167 chromosome 4, aradu.V14167.gnm2.J7QH, whole genome shotgun sequence includes these proteins:
- the LOC107485975 gene encoding photosystem I reaction center subunit XI, chloroplastic, with the protein MAASSPMVSHLKSSFTRPLVTPKGFAGSSPLKFSPSRRHFTFSVKAIQSEKPTYQVIQPINGDPFIGSLETPVTSSPLIAWYLSNLPAYRTAVNPLLRGVEVGLAHGFLLVGPFVKAGPLRNTPYAGGAGSLAAAGLVVILSICLTIYGVASFNEGQPSTAPSLTLTGRKKEPDQLQTADGWAKFTGGFFFGGISGVTWAYFLLYVLDLPYYFK; encoded by the exons ATGGCAGCTTCTTCTCCAATGGTTAGCCACCTCAAGTCAAGCTTCACTAGGCCTCTTGTCACTCCTAAGGGCTTTGCTGGCTCTTCTCCATTGAAGTTCTCTCCTTCTAGAAGACATTTCACCTTCTCTGTTAAGGCCATTCAATCTGAGAAG CCAACATATCAAGTGATTCAACCGATTAATGGTGACCCTTTCATTGGAAGCCTTGAAACCCCAGTTACATCAAGCCCATTGATTGCATGGTACCTCTCCAACCTCCCAGCATATAGAACAGCAGTGAACCCACTACTAAGGGGAGTTGAAGTGGGCTTGGCCCATGGCTTCCTCCTAGTAGGCCCATTTGTAAAGGCCGGGCCTTTAAGGAACACTCCCTATGCCGGTGGTGCCGGCTCCCTCGCCGCCGCCGGACTTGTTGTGATCCTAAGCATTTGCCTCACAATCTATGGAGTTGCATCCTTCAATGAAGGGCAGCCGTCGACCGCCCCATCGTTGACCCTAACCGGCCGCAAGAAGGAGCCTGATCAGCTCCAAACAGCGGACGGTTGGGCCAAGTTCACCGGTGGGTTCTTCTTCGGAGGAATCTCCGGTGTTACTTGGGCCTACTTCCTTCTCTATGTCTTGGACCTTCCTTACTACTTCAAGTGA